A single genomic interval of Perca fluviatilis chromosome 19, GENO_Pfluv_1.0, whole genome shotgun sequence harbors:
- the ogdhl gene encoding 2-oxoglutarate dehydrogenase-like, mitochondrial, which produces MSQFRALAAVLRGGCVGGSQWLRVCGGVPARRWVDPRRSCSSGAAPGHSAVAGSSSYVEEMYFAWLEDHKNVHESWDAFFRNIQDSSPSGEVGERRPSTLLQGRVQSHSPDMAQKVVEDHLAVHTLIRAYQIRGHHVAQLDPLGILEADLDSFVPSDLITTIDKLGFYNLDESDLDMSFQLPPTTFIGGADNTLPLKEIIRRLETSYCGHIGVEYMFINNVDQCQWIRQKFETPGIMQFTDAEKRTLLARLIRSTRFEDFLARKWSSEKRFGLEGCEVLIPALKTMIDKSSAAGIDSVIMGMPHRGRLNVLANVIRKDLDQIFCQFDPKLEPADEGSGDVKYHLGMYHERINRETDKNITLSLMANPSHLEAVDPVVQGKTKAEQFYRGDTQGKKVMSILIHGDAAFAGQGVVYETFHLSELPSYTTHGTIHVVVNNQIGFTTDPRVARSSPYPTDVARVVNAPIFHVNADDPEAVMYVCRVAAEWRSTFNKDVVIDLVCYRRFGHNEMDEPMFTQPLMYKQICRQEQVLKKYSNRLIAEGVVTLQDFEEEVSKYDKICEEAYTRSKDGKILQIRHWLDSPWPDFFTADGEPKSMSGVPTGLHEEVLQHISQIASSVPLEGFHIHPGVSRILRGRADLVKNRQMDWALGEYMAFGSLLKDGIHVRLSGQDVERGTFSHRHHVLHDQEVDKRICVPMNHLWADQAPYTVCNSSLSEYGVLGFELGFAMANPNALILWEAQFGDFNNTAQCIIDQFISPGQAKWVRNNGIVLLLPHGMEGMGPEHSSARPERFLQMSKDDPDHFPEFSGDFEVQQLYECNWIVVNCSTPANYCHVLRRQILLPFRKPLIIFTPKSLLRHPDARSSFDDLAEGTTFKRLIPDEGPASQNPAQVKRVIFCTGKVYYELARERKRQNLERDIAIIRLEQISPFPFDLVRAEAERYGNAELVWCQEEHKNMGYCDYVRPRFLTVVANQKPIWYVGRDPAAAPATGNKSTHLNELKRFMDTAFNLNAFHGKDL; this is translated from the exons ATGAGTCAGTTTCGGGCGTTAGCAGCTGTGCTGAGGGGTGGGTGTGTTGGAGGCAGTCAGTGGCTGCGAGTATGCGGAGGGGTCCCGGCAAGGCGCTGGGTTGATCCCAGGAGAAGCTGCTCATCCGGGGCTGCGCCTGGTCACTCAGCGGTGGCCGGTAGCTCCAGCTATGTGGAGGAGATGTACTTTGCCTGGCTGGAGGATCATAAAAACGTCCACGAG TCTTGGGACGCATTCTTCCGTAACATCCAGGACTCCAGTCCGTCTGGCGAGGTGGGTGAAAGACGCCCCTCCACTCTGCTCCAGGGCCGAGTGCAGTCCCACTCACCAGACATGGCACAGAAAGTGGTGGAGGACCACCTGGCTGTGCACACTCTCATTAGAGCCTACCAG aTTCGTGGTCACCATGTTGCGCAGTTAGACCCTCTGGGAATCCTGGAGGCTGACCTGGACTCCTTTGTTCCCTCCGACCTAATCACCACCATTGATAAATTAG GTTTCTACAATCTTGATGAGTCTGACTTGGATATGAGCTTTCAACTGCCCCCCACCACCTTTATCGGAGGAGCAGACAACACACTTCCTCTTAAAGAAATCATACGCAGACTAGAG aCATCCTACTGTGGTCACATAGGGGTCGAATATATGTTCATTAACAATGTGGACCAGTGTCAGTGGATTCGTCAGAAATTTGAGACTCCGGGAATCATGCAGTTCACTGATGCTGAGAAGAGGACTTTGCTAGCCCGCCTGATCAGATCCACACG GTTTGAGGACTTCCTGGCCAGAAAGTGGTCGTCAGAGAAACGTTTTGGTCTGGAGGGCTGTGAAGTGCTCATCCCTGCTCTTAAAACCATGATTGACAAGTCGAGCGCTGCCGGCATCGACAGCGTGATCATGGGGATGCCTCATCG GGGTCGACTGAATGTGTTGGCCAATGTGATCCGTAAGGACCTGGATCAGATCTTCTGTCAGTTTGACCCTAAGTTAGAGCCTGCTGATGAG GGGTCGGGTGATGTCAAATACCACCTGGGGATGTACCACGAGAGGATTAACCGTGAGACAGACAAGAACATTACGCTGTCACTCATGGCGAACCCCTCCCACCTGGAGGCAGTAGATCCAGTAGTTCAGGGCAAGACCAAAGCTGAGCAGTTCTACAGAGGAGACACTCAGGGAAAGAAG GTAATGTCCATCTTGATTCATGGTGACGCTGCTTTTGCTGGACAAGGAGTTGTGTATGAGACTTTCCACCTGAGTGAGCTCCCCTCCTACACCACACATGGTACCATCCATGTGGTGGTCAACAACCAG ATTGGCTTCACCACAGACCCTCGAGTGGCCCGCTCCTCCCCCTATCCCACCGACGTGGCTCGGGTTGTCAATGCACCCATCTTCCATGTGAATGCCGATGACCCCGAGGCTGTCATGTATGTTTGCCGGGTGGCTGCAGAGTGGAGATCCACCTTCAACAAGGATGTTGTCATTGACCTG GTTTGTTACAGGCGGTTTGGCCATAATGAGATGGACGAGCCCATGTTCACCCAACCGCTGATGTACAAACAGATCTGTCGTCAGGAGCAAGTGCTGAAAAAGTACTCCAACAGGCTCATTGCGGAGGGAGTGGTGACACTGCAAGATTTTGAG GAAGAAGTTTCCAAATACGACAAGATATGTGAGGAGGCATACACCCGTTCGAAGGATGGAAAGATTTTACAAATTCGACACTGGCTTGACTCCCCCTGGCCAG actTCTTTACAGCAGACGGAGAGCCCAAGAGCATGAGTGGTGTCCCCACAGGACTGCATGAGGAGGTCCTGCAGCACATCAGTCAGATAGCCAGCTCTGTGCCTTTGGAAGGTTTTCATATTCACCCTG GTGTGTCTCGTATCCTGCGTGGTCGGGCTGACCTGGTGAAGAATCGGCAGATGGACTGGGCTCTAGGAGAGTACATGGCCTTTGGTTCCCTTCTCAAAGATGGCATCCATGTACGACTCAGCGGGCAAGATGTAGAGCGGGGCACCTTTAG TCACCGTCATCATGTTCTGCATGACCAAGAGGTGGACAAACGTATCTGTGTTCCCATGAACCACCTGTGGGCCGACCAGGCTCCTTACACTGTCTGCAACAGTTCCTTATCAGAGTATGGAGTGCTAG GTTTTGAGCTTGGCTTCGCCATGGCCAATCCGAATGCTCTGATCCTCTGGGAGGCCCAGTTTGGAGACTTTAACAACACAGCCCAGTGTATCATTGACCAGTTCATCAGCCCGGGCCAGGCCAAGTGGGTCCGCAACAATGGTATTGTCCTACTGCTGCCACATGGGATGGAGGGAATG GGCCCAGAACATTCATCAGCTCGACCTGAACGCTTCCTGCAAATGAGCAAAGATGATCCCGATCATTTCCCT gaGTTCAGTGGAGATTTTGAGGTCCAGCAGCTGTATGAATGTAACTGGATTGTGGTCAACTGCTCCACACCTGCTAACTACTGTCATGTGCTCAGACGGCAGATTCTGCTGCCATTCAGAAAACCG cTGATCATTTTCACCCCAAAGTCTCTGCTGAGGCATCCTGATGCAAGGTCCAGTTTTGATGACCTCGCAGAAG GCACTACATTCAAGAGGTTGATTCCAGACGAGGGCCCTGCGAGTCAAAACCCAGCCCAAGTGAAGAGAGTGATCTTCTGCACTGGCAAAGTCTACTATGAACTGGCTAGAGAGAGGAAACGGCAAAACCTGGAAAGAGACATCGCCATCATTAGACTTGAGCAG ATCTCTCCGTTCCCGTTTGACCTGGTCAGAGCGGAAGCAGAGAGATATGGCAACGCTGAGCTGGTCTGGTGTCAGGAGGAGCACAAGAACATGGGTTACTGTGATTATGTCCGGCCGCGTTTCCTCACAGTGGTGGCCAACCAGAAGCCCATTTG GTATGTGGGACGGGACCCTGCAGCTGCTCCTGCGACAGGGAACAAGTCCACCCACCTCAATGAGCTGAAGAGGTTCATGGACACAGCTTTCAACCTGAACGCCTTCCACGGGAAGGACTTGTAA